One Triticum urartu cultivar G1812 unplaced genomic scaffold, Tu2.1 TuUngrouped_contig_293, whole genome shotgun sequence DNA segment encodes these proteins:
- the LOC125527120 gene encoding U3 small nucleolar RNA-associated protein 18 homolog has protein sequence MTSLISQNALPKRRLEKDDSSSSDEETMDSPVASDAEAGKKPRPEDRRKDRRKKKKALEARQGQEADEMRRLESSLFGNIYTPLEFGTEAVPARGQDDAKLFSVDRSADDDLPVYEEDLGSEDEVLDKGRKPAWVDEEEDSTQVDILKVARLRKLRKEADERVISGKEYEARLRGHHAKLNPFTGWADMDRKAPLRDGDSDEEEGGVDNMLRNNDELVVKGTAKLLPGMLDYSRLVDANAQDPSSGPINSVQFHRNGQLMLVAGLDKHLRFFQIDGKRNPKIQSIFVEDCPIQKAAFLPDGSEVILSGRRKFFYSFDLVKAAVSKIGPLTGREEKSLESFEISPDSRTIAFIGNEGYILLISSKTKQLIGTLKMNGNVRSLAFADGGNQLLSSGGDGHVYHWDLRTRKCMHKSVDEGSLSGLSLCTSQDSSYFATGSSSGIVNVYKRDEFLGGKRKPLKTIENLTTETGQMKFNHDAQILAISSGKDRNGMRLVHVPSFTVYQNWPGPRFSLQYPRCLDFSPGSGFLSVGHAGGKVLLYKLHHYQNA, from the coding sequence ATGACGAGCCTGATATCCCAGAACGCGCTCCCGAAGCGCCGGCTGGAGAAGGACGACAGCAGCAGCAGCGATGAAGAGACCATGGATTCCCCCGTCGCCTCGGATGCAGAGGCTGGGAAGAAGCCCAGGCCGGAGGATCGCAGGAAGGaccggaggaagaagaagaaggcgcTGGAGGCCAGGCAGGGCCAGGAGGCCGATGAGATGAGGCGGCTGGAGAGCTCTCTGTTCGGCAACATCTACACCCCGCTCGAGTTCGGCACCGAGGCTGTGCCGGCTCGTGGCCAGGATGATGCTAAGTTGTTCTCCGTGGACCGGTCTGCCGACGACGACCTGCCTGTTTATGAGGAGGACCTGGGCAGTGAGGATGAGGTGCTTGATAAGGGGAGGAAGCCCGCCTGGGTGGATGAGGAGGAGGATAGCACCCAGGTGGACATCCTCAaggttgcgaggctgaggaagctGAGGAAGGAGGCTGATGAGCGCGTGATCTCGGGCAAGGAGTATGAGGCTAGGCTGCGCGGTCACCACGCCAAGCTGAACCCTTTCACTGGCTGGGCGGATATGGACCGGAAGGCTCCTCTCCGTGATGGTGACTCCGATGAGGAAGAAGGTGGAGTCGACAATATGCTTCGGAACAATGATGAGCTTGTCGTCAAGGGTACTGCTAAGCTCCTGCCTGGCATGCTGGACTACTCGAGGCTTGTTGATGCGAATGCCCAGGATCCTTCCAGTGGTCCTATCAATTCAGTGCAGTTTCATAGGAATGGTCAGCTGATGCTTGTTGCTGGCCTGGACAAACATCTGAGGTTTTTCCAGATTGATGGCAAGAGAAACCCCAAGATCCAGAGCATATTTGTCGAGGACTGTCCAATTCAGAAGGCAGCCTTTCTACCTGATGGCTCTGAGGTGATCCTTTCCGGCAGGAGGAAGTTCTTCTACTCATTTGATCTGGTGAAAGCTGCTGTTAGTAAGATTGGACCCTTGACTGGGCGTGAAGAGAAAAGCCTGGAGAGCTTTGAGATATCACCTGATTCGAGAACCATTGCGTTTATCGGTAACGAGGGGTACATCCTCCTGATATCTTCCAAAACCAAGCAGCTCATTGGAACCCTCAAGATGAATGGTAACGTGCGTTCGCTGGCCTTTGCGGATGGTGGGAACCAGCTACTGAGCAGCGGCGGGGATGGCCATGTTTACCACTGGGATCTCAGAACAAGGAAGTGTATGCACAAGTCTGTCGACGAGGGCTCCCTGTCAGGCCTTTCCCTCTGCACCTCGCAGGACAGCTCTTACTTcgccacaggctccagcagcgGCATCGTGAACGTGTACAAGAGGGACGAGTTCCTCGGGGGGAAGAGGAAGCCGCTGAAGACGATCGAGAACCTCACGACCGAGACGGGCCAGATGAAGTTCAACCATGACGCCCAGATCCTGGCGATAAGCTCGGGCAAGGATAGGAATGGGATGAGGCTCGTACACGT